The Fragaria vesca subsp. vesca linkage group LG2, FraVesHawaii_1.0, whole genome shotgun sequence genome includes a window with the following:
- the LOC101313571 gene encoding polyadenylate-binding protein RBP47C-like, protein MQSNGSDSSLQQQEQNTTQPQPRQQQPPPHPPQSQPPPPQWMAMQYPAAAMVMQHQMMPPQHYAPPPPHYMAYHQYQQQPQQHLQQQQQPQMGSGGGGGGGGSGENKTIWVGDLHHWMDENYLHNCFASAGEIASIKVIRNKQTLLSEGYGFVEFFSHATAEKVIQNYAAILMPNTEQPFRLNWATFSTGDKRSDNAPDLSIFVGDLAADVTDSLLHETFSSKYPSVKAAKVVFDANTGRSKGYGFVRFGDENERSQAMTEMNGVYCSSRPMRIGAATPRKSSGYQQQGGYALNGTPTQGFQSDGDATNTTIFVGGLDPNVTDEDLRQPFSQYGEIVSVKIPVGKGCGFVQFANRNNAEEALPKLNGSVIGKQTVRLSWGRNPANKQQFRMDFGNQWAGAAYYGGPVYDGYGYALPPQHDPSMYAAAAAYGAYPVYGTHQQQVS, encoded by the exons ATGCAATCCAACGGCTCCGACTCCTCGCTGCAGCAACAGGAGCAAAATACTACTCAGCCGCAGCCACGTCAGCAGCAGCCTCCTCCTCATCCTCCGCAGTCGCAGCCGCCGCCACCGCAGTGGATGGCGATGCAGTACCCGGCGGCTGCAATGGTAATGCAGCACCAAATGATGCCACCGCAGCATTACGCGCCTCCGCCGCCACACTACATGGCGTACCACCAGTACCAGCAGCAGCCGCAGCAGCACCTCCAGCAGCAACAGCAGCCGCAGATGGGATCTGGCGGCGGCGGCGGCGGCGGTGGAAGCGGCGAGAACAAGACCATCTGGGTCGGAGATTTGCATCACTGGATGGACGAGAACTACCTCCATAACTGCTTCGCTTCCGCTGGCGAG ATTGCTTCCATCAAGGTTATTCGCAATAAGCAGACTCTTTTATCAGAGGGCTATGGATTCGTAGAGTTCTTTTCACATGCTACAGCTGAGAAAGTCATACAGAACTATGCTGCAATTTTAATGCCTAACACAGAACAGCCCTTCCGTCTTAACTGGGCAACATTTAGTACGGGTGACAAGCGTTCAGATAATGCTCCTGATCTTTCCATTTTTGTAGGAGACTTAGCTGCAGATGTTACAGATAGTTTATTGCACGAAACGTTTTCTAGTAAATATCCGTCTGTTAAAGCTGCAAAAGTTGTCTTTGATGCCAATACTGGCCGTTCAAAGGGCTACGGTTTTGTGAGGTTTGGCGACGAGAATGAAAGGTCACAGGCTATGACTGAAATGAATGGTGTTTATTGTTCTAGCAGGCCTATGCGCATTGGTGCTGCAACTCCCAGGAAATCTTCTGGATATCAGCAACAAG GGGGGTATGCTCTGAATGGTACACCAACCCAAGGGTTCCAATCTGATGGAGATGCTACAAACACAACA ATATTTGTTGGAGGGCTTGATCCCAATGTTACTGATGAAGATCTCAGGCAGCCCTTCTCTCAGTATGGTGAGATTGTCTCTGTTAAAATACCAGTTGGAAAAGGATGTGGGTTTGTACAATTTGCCAACAG AAATAACGCTGAGGAGGCATTGCCGAAACTGAATGGCTCAGTAATTGGCAAGCAAACAGTCCGGCTTTCATGGGGTCGCAATCCAGCAAATAAGCAG CAGTTTAGAATGGATTTCGGCAACCAGTGGGCAGGAGCGGCTTACTATGGAGGACCTGTTTATGATGGTTATGGTTATGCTCTGCCGCCACAACATGACCCAAGCATGTATGCTGCAGCTGCTGCATATGGAGCTTACCCTGTTTACGGTACCCACCAACAACAAGTAAGCTGA